The Gillisia sp. Hel_I_86 genome has a segment encoding these proteins:
- a CDS encoding Lrp/AsnC family transcriptional regulator: MNLDDIDKKILHKLQVNSKITNKKLSLELNLSVTAIFERIKRLERNNVISKYVALVKPAEVEKSFMVFCQIKLVQHSKTYVVKFEDEVAQLQEVLECYHVSGEYDYILKILVRDMEAYREFMLNKLTSLDHIGSTQSTFIISPVKSTTAIDLL, from the coding sequence ATGAACTTAGATGATATCGACAAAAAAATCCTTCATAAACTACAAGTTAATAGTAAGATCACCAATAAAAAGCTCTCCTTGGAATTAAACCTCTCGGTAACCGCCATTTTTGAGCGTATAAAAAGGTTGGAGCGTAATAATGTGATTTCCAAATATGTGGCTTTGGTAAAACCTGCGGAGGTAGAAAAATCGTTTATGGTTTTTTGCCAGATAAAACTGGTGCAGCATTCCAAAACCTATGTGGTTAAATTTGAAGATGAAGTTGCCCAACTGCAAGAGGTGCTGGAATGTTATCATGTAAGTGGGGAATATGATTATATTTTGAAAATCTTGGTGAGGGATATGGAGGCCTATCGGGAATTTATGCTAAACAAACTCACCAGTCTCGATCATATTGGGAGTACACAGAGCACTTTTATTATTAGTCCGGTTAAGAGTACAACAGCGATCGATTTGTTGTGA
- a CDS encoding aminotransferase class I/II-fold pyridoxal phosphate-dependent enzyme — MKYKPANHIQDLQYFGEFGGVNPSISDSSTYTFLSAKTMFDTFEGNADGCYLYSRHSTPSNLYLGEALAAMEGTETANVAASGMGAITGALLQLCKAEDHIISSRTIYGGTYAFLKNFAPRFNIQTSFVDITKLETVEAAITPNTKVLYCESVSNPLLEVADIAGLSKIAKKHGLTLIVDNTFSPLSITPTELGADVVIHSLTKFINGSSDTVGGVTCGTQEFINSLRSVIDGANMLLGPTMDSLRAASILKNMRTLHIRMKQHSKNALFLARKFEKDGFRTVYPGLESHPSHELFKSMMNEDYGFGGMLTIDVGSLDKANELMELMQERNLGYLAVSLGFYKTLFSAPGTSTSSEIPAEEQLEMGLTDGLIRFSIGLDNDIERTYKMMKDCMETVGLLQNIRTK, encoded by the coding sequence ATGAAATACAAACCAGCAAACCACATTCAAGACCTTCAGTATTTTGGGGAATTTGGAGGCGTAAACCCTTCTATCTCCGATTCTTCCACCTATACTTTTCTTTCAGCTAAGACCATGTTCGATACGTTCGAGGGAAATGCCGATGGTTGCTATTTATATTCCAGGCACTCTACTCCTTCCAACCTTTATTTAGGCGAAGCATTGGCTGCCATGGAAGGTACCGAGACTGCAAACGTTGCAGCTTCTGGAATGGGCGCGATTACCGGTGCACTTTTACAGCTTTGTAAAGCAGAGGATCATATAATTTCCAGTAGAACTATTTATGGAGGAACTTATGCCTTTTTAAAGAATTTTGCGCCAAGATTTAATATCCAAACCAGCTTTGTGGACATTACTAAATTAGAAACAGTTGAAGCTGCCATAACGCCAAATACCAAAGTATTGTACTGCGAATCGGTTAGTAATCCATTATTGGAAGTGGCAGATATCGCCGGGCTTTCCAAGATCGCAAAAAAACACGGACTTACCCTGATAGTAGACAACACCTTTTCCCCACTCTCCATCACTCCAACAGAATTGGGAGCAGATGTGGTAATTCACAGTTTAACAAAATTCATAAATGGCAGTAGCGATACGGTAGGCGGAGTTACTTGTGGCACGCAGGAATTCATCAATTCTTTGCGAAGTGTAATCGATGGTGCTAATATGTTATTGGGGCCAACGATGGATAGTTTGCGTGCTGCTTCTATCTTGAAGAACATGAGGACTTTGCATATTAGAATGAAACAACACAGCAAAAATGCGCTGTTCCTAGCTAGAAAGTTTGAAAAAGATGGGTTTAGAACGGTGTATCCCGGCTTAGAATCGCACCCAAGCCATGAACTATTCAAATCTATGATGAACGAGGATTACGGATTTGGAGGAATGCTCACCATAGATGTAGGGAGCTTGGATAAGGCAAATGAATTGATGGAATTAATGCAAGAGCGAAATCTTGGATATTTAGCAGTGAGCTTAGGTTTTTATAAAACTTTATTCAGTGCTCCGGGAACATCTACTTCTTCTGAAATCCCTGCGGAAGAGCAATTGGAAATGGGACTTACAGATGGGTTAATTCGTTTTTCCATAGGATTGGATAACGATATTGAGCGCACCTATAAAATGATGAAAGATTGTATGGAAACGGTTGGCCTTCTGCAAAATATCCGTACGAAATAA
- the deoC gene encoding deoxyribose-phosphate aldolase, producing MLPINSYIDHTLLKSTATVDDITRLCDEAKTYNFFSVCINGCYVPLAEELLRDSKVKICTVVGFPLGTMSSRAKIFEAEDAIGYGADEIDMVMNLGLFKSGKLNLLETEIASIKNIIGRKILKVIIETCYLTLEEINIASKIVENAGADFVKTSTGFGPKGATLEVVSEIKQAISPNMKIKASGGIRDFITAKTYINLGVARIGTSSGIAILNGEKSLL from the coding sequence ATGCTACCTATCAATTCCTATATAGATCACACCTTGCTCAAATCTACCGCAACCGTGGACGATATCACTAGGTTATGTGATGAAGCCAAGACCTATAACTTCTTTTCGGTGTGTATTAATGGCTGCTATGTGCCTTTAGCTGAAGAACTATTACGGGATTCTAAAGTGAAGATCTGTACTGTCGTTGGGTTTCCTTTGGGAACAATGTCTTCCAGAGCTAAAATATTTGAAGCAGAAGATGCTATTGGATATGGCGCAGATGAAATTGATATGGTGATGAACCTTGGCCTTTTTAAATCTGGAAAATTAAATTTATTGGAAACCGAGATCGCATCTATTAAGAATATAATTGGCAGAAAAATTTTAAAAGTCATTATAGAAACCTGTTACCTTACTTTAGAAGAAATAAATATCGCGAGCAAAATAGTAGAAAATGCAGGAGCCGATTTCGTTAAAACTTCTACGGGTTTTGGACCAAAAGGTGCAACATTAGAAGTAGTTTCAGAAATAAAACAAGCGATCTCTCCAAATATGAAGATAAAAGCTTCGGGTGGAATTAGGGATTTCATAACTGCTAAGACATATATCAACCTTGGCGTAGCTCGCATTGGGACCTCCTCTGGAATTGCCATTCTCAATGGAGAAAAGAGCTTGTTGTAA
- the nhaC gene encoding Na+/H+ antiporter NhaC → MEGNTNHQENDPLIVNRELNIWEALIPVFALIGMLAFNVYVFGDDALSGSNQFILLLGGAVAAIIGILNKVKFSSMIDEVANNVQSTTGAILILLMVGSLAGTWMVSGIIPTMIYYGLQILNPTIFLPATVIISSIISVATGSSWTTSATVGIALIGIANALDISVGMTAGAILSGAYFGDKISPLSDTTNLAPAMAGTDLFTHIKYMLYTTVPTIVITIIIFIFIGLSLDVTGTTDTSAILNTIESTFAITPWLFAIPAIVIFLIVKKTSPLIALLIGTLLGAAAAVIFQPGILMQVSGVENLDFISGYKAIMNSMTVDTAIVTDNETLNDLFSSGGMAGMLGTIWLILCAMVFGGIMEAIGALTKISSALLNLFHTTFGLFASTVFSCLALNLTASDQYLAIVVPGKMFAKAYRDKGLAPENLSRTLEDSGTVTSVLVPWNTCGAYHSGVLGVPTLSYAGYAFFNYISPFMTLLFAAFSIKIRQLTTQPAQPQTTNPC, encoded by the coding sequence ATGGAAGGCAACACCAATCACCAAGAAAATGACCCACTAATTGTAAATAGAGAATTGAATATTTGGGAAGCACTTATCCCAGTATTTGCTTTAATTGGCATGTTGGCATTTAACGTGTACGTTTTTGGAGATGATGCCCTTAGCGGTTCCAATCAATTTATTTTATTATTGGGAGGTGCCGTAGCTGCGATCATAGGTATTCTGAATAAAGTGAAATTCAGCAGCATGATAGATGAAGTTGCCAACAACGTACAAAGTACCACAGGTGCCATCTTGATTTTGTTGATGGTAGGTTCATTGGCCGGGACTTGGATGGTAAGCGGAATTATTCCCACGATGATCTATTACGGACTTCAAATTTTAAATCCCACTATATTTTTACCTGCTACGGTTATCATATCTTCTATCATATCTGTTGCCACAGGAAGTAGCTGGACCACATCTGCTACGGTAGGTATTGCTTTAATAGGTATTGCAAATGCGTTGGACATCTCGGTTGGAATGACGGCCGGGGCCATACTTTCTGGAGCTTATTTTGGAGATAAAATTTCGCCTTTAAGCGATACCACCAACCTTGCTCCTGCAATGGCAGGAACAGATCTTTTTACACATATTAAATATATGTTGTATACTACGGTGCCAACCATTGTTATAACTATTATCATATTCATCTTTATCGGTCTTAGTTTGGACGTTACGGGAACTACAGATACATCTGCGATATTAAATACCATAGAATCTACATTTGCAATTACCCCGTGGTTGTTCGCAATACCTGCAATCGTAATTTTCTTGATCGTCAAAAAAACCTCACCGCTTATTGCCTTATTAATTGGGACATTATTGGGAGCTGCAGCCGCTGTGATCTTTCAGCCAGGAATTTTAATGCAGGTTTCAGGGGTAGAAAATTTAGATTTTATATCGGGATACAAAGCGATCATGAATTCTATGACCGTAGATACCGCCATAGTTACCGATAACGAAACTTTGAACGATCTGTTTTCTTCCGGAGGAATGGCTGGTATGCTTGGAACCATTTGGTTAATACTTTGTGCCATGGTTTTTGGAGGAATTATGGAAGCTATTGGCGCCTTAACCAAAATAAGTTCTGCTTTACTCAATCTTTTCCACACCACTTTTGGATTGTTTGCCAGCACCGTATTCAGTTGTTTAGCATTAAATCTTACGGCATCAGATCAATATCTTGCGATCGTGGTTCCAGGAAAGATGTTTGCAAAAGCATATAGGGATAAAGGCCTAGCTCCAGAAAACTTAAGTAGGACCTTGGAAGATTCTGGAACTGTAACTTCCGTCCTGGTGCCATGGAATACTTGTGGAGCATACCATAGTGGAGTTTTAGGAGTACCTACACTTTCCTATGCAGGCTATGCATTCTTCAATTATATCAGTCCGTTCATGACTTTACTTTTTGCTGCTTTCAGCATTAAAATAAGGCAATTAACCACACAACCGGCTCAACCTCAAACGACTAATCCATGCTAA
- a CDS encoding peroxiredoxin has product MALVGKKFPDLAVNAMNEMGDTFKLNILEEAQKNNKKVLLFWYPKDFTFVCPTELHAFQAALADFEKRNVMVVGASCDTAEVHFAWLNTAKDNGGIEGVTYPILADSNRNLSSQLGILDISNEEYDEETGAITVEGDNVTYRATYLIDEEGTVFHEGINHMPLGRNVQEFIRLVDAYTHVQEKGEVCPANWEEGKEAMTADRKGVASYLSLN; this is encoded by the coding sequence ATGGCATTAGTTGGAAAAAAATTCCCGGATTTAGCAGTAAACGCAATGAATGAAATGGGCGATACTTTCAAGTTGAATATTCTTGAAGAGGCTCAAAAAAACAATAAAAAAGTCTTGTTGTTCTGGTACCCAAAAGATTTTACTTTTGTGTGCCCTACAGAATTGCACGCTTTTCAAGCTGCACTTGCAGATTTCGAAAAAAGAAATGTAATGGTTGTTGGAGCGTCATGTGATACAGCAGAGGTTCATTTTGCATGGTTGAACACCGCAAAAGATAATGGAGGAATAGAAGGTGTTACGTACCCAATCCTTGCAGACTCTAACAGAAACCTTAGTTCTCAACTTGGAATTTTGGATATTTCCAATGAGGAGTACGACGAAGAAACTGGAGCAATTACAGTAGAGGGGGACAATGTAACGTATCGTGCTACTTATTTAATTGATGAAGAAGGAACTGTATTTCATGAAGGCATTAACCACATGCCACTGGGAAGAAACGTACAAGAGTTCATCCGTTTGGTAGATGCTTATACGCATGTTCAGGAAAAAGGAGAAGTTTGTCCTGCAAACTGGGAAGAAGGAAAAGAAGCCATGACAGCAGATCGTAAAGGTGTGGCATCATACTTAAGCCTAAACTAA